Proteins encoded together in one Sulfitobacter pontiacus window:
- the ribA gene encoding GTP cyclohydrolase II, translated as MVFGPDITEQLARARADLRLGVPIVLAGSRPVLVMAAETLTPARLTGLLAMGGEPVLAISARRAETLKARAYDGSFARVLLPRDATLRWVKSIADPADDLRSPLKGPLACARGGDATPHGLAIDLIKSARLLPAAVILDLADAGQFAQQNGLTMINLSAAQPILAARSPLHPVVNARLPMEVSEAGRLHIFRPDDGGEEHYAIEIGRPDRSKPVLARLHSACFTGDIMGSLKCDCGPQLHAALTQMGKEGHGVLLYLNQEGRGIGLTNKMRAYSLQDQGFDTVEANHRLGFEDDERDFRLGSDILTSMGFSSVRLLTNNPRKVEMMEASGVKVAERVPLKVGENSHNHAYLATKAAKSGHLL; from the coding sequence ATGGTTTTTGGGCCCGATATAACCGAGCAACTGGCACGCGCCCGTGCGGACCTGCGTTTGGGCGTTCCCATTGTACTGGCGGGATCGCGGCCGGTTCTGGTTATGGCTGCCGAAACACTGACACCCGCGCGGTTGACCGGCCTGCTGGCCATGGGCGGCGAACCGGTGTTGGCGATCAGCGCCCGGCGCGCCGAAACCCTGAAAGCGCGCGCCTACGATGGCAGCTTTGCGCGTGTCCTCCTGCCCCGGGACGCCACGTTGCGATGGGTGAAATCCATCGCGGATCCGGCGGACGATCTACGTAGCCCCCTGAAAGGTCCGCTGGCCTGCGCACGTGGGGGCGATGCGACGCCGCACGGCTTGGCGATTGATCTGATCAAGTCAGCGCGCCTGCTGCCCGCTGCTGTGATACTCGACCTTGCGGATGCAGGTCAGTTCGCCCAGCAAAACGGCCTGACGATGATCAACCTGAGCGCGGCACAACCGATCCTTGCCGCGCGCAGCCCCTTGCATCCGGTGGTCAATGCGCGCCTCCCGATGGAGGTGTCAGAGGCCGGACGTCTGCATATCTTCCGCCCCGACGACGGCGGGGAGGAACATTACGCCATCGAAATCGGCCGACCCGACCGCAGCAAACCCGTGCTCGCGCGGCTGCATTCGGCCTGCTTTACCGGCGATATCATGGGTAGTCTGAAATGCGACTGCGGGCCGCAGCTGCATGCCGCGCTGACCCAGATGGGCAAGGAAGGGCACGGCGTGTTGCTGTATCTCAACCAAGAGGGGCGCGGCATCGGGCTGACCAACAAAATGCGCGCCTATTCCCTTCAGGATCAAGGCTTTGACACGGTCGAGGCGAACCACCGTCTGGGCTTTGAAGACGATGAACGGGATTTTCGATTGGGATCGGACATCCTGACATCAATGGGGTTTTCGTCGGTGCGCCTGCTGACCAACAACCCCCGCAAGGTCGAGATGATGGAGGCAAGCGGCGTCAAAGTCGCAGAGCGCGTCCCTCTCAAGGTCGGCGAGAACAGCCACAACCACGCCTACCTTGCCACAA